Genomic DNA from Coffea arabica cultivar ET-39 chromosome 7e, Coffea Arabica ET-39 HiFi, whole genome shotgun sequence:
AACAAGATGAAACTGGCACCGGAGCTAAGGCGTCGCCCCTGTCAGAGGTAACAAGCGAACAGACTCTCTCTCCGGAGCTACAAGCCCAGCAAGAATTTCCAACGCTACCGCTACATCCAGTAATGGAAAATCCACAATTGCCTGTGCTGTATCAAGAAGCGGATTCATGGTCGGACACCAATATTCTCATGGATGGTTTATCGGGGTGGCTATGGAATTTTGATGATCAAAATGGTAAAGGGGTACAAGCTAATAATGATTGCAGCAAAATGACCAACAAAAATCAAGCCTCTTTTGCTCCTTGTTCCTTTGGATTTGATAATGTCGACGTGCAAAATGGAGGATACATTTATTAGCTAGCCAGAGAAATCTAATATCTAGTTGTCGTGTTGGGCTTTGCTAAGTTAGAACTTGCTTTGTCTTCTAGGGTTATATATAACTAGAACGAGACTAGAGTATTGGTTGATTAACCAAAATAACTTTGCTAAGGATTTGATGTTTTTCATGAGTTGATGGATGGTACCTCAAGTCAAAATACTTGGTCTATGCCTCTTTTGTCTCAGTTCTCAGGTCTTCACTAAGACCTCTCGTTCGAATTTGGATTGTCTGAAACAAAAGGACatgcaaaaatatatatatatatatatattaagaaagttaagaaaataatttggATTGTATTGGGTTTTCGGCCACTCGCATTTTCTTGTACAAtttgatggtgtggttgaaaGTTTAAGAAGATGATGAATGCGTCTAAATAACAAAAcctatttttgctcaaaatccaTTTTCTTTTACCATTTAAAGAGACCAAAGAGAACGCGCACTTCTTTTTAGTTACGTCTCAAAATTCCAACCTGATCAAGCAGGAAACATATATATCTTAATTCACGGTCAAATAGACTGCTTCTCCATCTAGCATATCATGCATGCTACGACCAAATCAAGGTCCAGTGCTCCAAAAGGTAAGAGAGCAAAGCAAAGCTTTAGAATCTTTTCGTGCATTATGGGTCCTAAATATATCATGTTCTAAATgggaaaaaaagattaaaaaaaaaacctctaaATGAAAGAGACAACTAAACGGCCCCATGATGATGACTTGTTAAGTGGACACGTCTCGTATCTTGCCACGCTTGCAACTGGTGTGGTCATGGTGGCATACAACTCAAGACTTTTAATACTTGAAATTTTAGCATTGTAACCACGGAGTGGTCTAGTGGTAAGCGAACTCTTAAGAATTTCTTTGGTCTTGGGTTGGATTCGAATTTTACTCAGAACTTGAATCCTCGTGATTCGCCCGGGTGCATTGCATAAGGTTGCAGCGTACTGCTCCAATTTGGTGTGTCGGCTGGGGTCCTAAGTGGTTTGAGTCGAAGCATATTTCGGATTACtcgaaaaaaattttattgtgtttggattgcatttttcatgatttttcatggaaaaaatactgtagcgatttgatgtatgtgagagaaaaaggtaatagggaaatgtgatcacgaaaaacgacgtaattttccgacggaaaatcgcaatccaaacaaggccttagcATTCGTTGAGGGCGACTAAAAGAATTAATCAGCCTATGTATTGggactttatttttttatttctaataTCTATTGGGACTTAGCTAACAGAAGTTGCGTAAATGGTAACTATACGTAATTAGCTATGTTTTCAGACTCGGCCCGGGAATCGACTCGGTCGAactcaggggtcaggggtcaatgggttcgactgGGGTCaataggggtcgaaccggatgacgtcatatatacgtcatatatatatatatatatatatattcctacaaatcaaatttacaaaatataaCCAAAGAACCCAATCATCTAAATTTATATCCAATTCACCAAATTCatccaaactcacaaaatttataaaatagaaATCCCATACATGTTTAATCCCTGACAAATAGCAATCCAACTAAGGTAACAATCTCATGTTCAAATGCTTGATAAATATCAATCTAAATAAAACAACACGTTCAATTTCTAAACCAAAGAACTATCTAAACCATTCTttatcttcatcttcatcttcatcaccctTTTCTCCAATTTCATAACTTTCGATATCGATGTCATCAAGATCATCCTCATCATCAAGCTGCACATTAAAAACTACAGAAGACTGAAGAGACATTGAGGTAGGAAATTACACTAAAAACTGCTGCTTTATTGGACCACAGGACATTAAAAACTGCATTAAATGGTTGTAGCATATTATTCTACCATTTATGTCCATGGTACTAGTACGGCTGATAATTGTATCCATCGGCCTTTGAGGTAGGAAACACATAAGTTGGTCAACAAAACTACAGAAGAGACTCATTCATGTAACAGACATTATTAACTTTTGATCCAGTGTATTCTCAAAACGAAAAGAAAACTATTCGCTTGAACTGTGTGATCATTATCAACTTAAAAATTCTTGATCCAATGTATCCAACCAGTTTGCACCGGTACTGATGCTATAACAGAGAAACGTGAAGGGACATATAAGCATGGTTGTGCGAATTATTACCAGTAAATGGTTAACCCAGATGGAACAGACAAAGAAAAGTAACCAATCATCAATGGAAGAAACTTGAAAACAAGAAGAGacaatcaaattcaaatttccagattctctAATAAGGACGTGATATTCTCACCCATAATATCCAAATCCCAAATGCCCAgcataataaatcaaaaaaatactgAAATTTTAGTCACATATCAACTTCAACATAATGAATTAGCTATCTTCACGACTGTTTTAGATTATAAAAATTACCAGATTTAGCTTCGGTTCACCAGCGTGTTAATTACTTGATTGAACCTTGAAATCTGAAGAAACTGGTGGTGTTGCGGCGGTGGAGGCTAGAGATTGAAGGACAAGTGACTAACGGCAACCTTGATTAAGCGACGATCGGTGAATCTCAAATGCCAGCGGTGGAGGCTTTTAGATTTTAGGGTTATTGGAGctgaagaagaaaggaagaaaagtacGGAAAGAGAAGCAGAGGAGCTGACCCCAAGTTTTGATAATTTCGTCTCTTTTTTAGTTGGTCAGTCCAACTTTTGACTGAAAAAAAAGGcagaaaaagggtaaaaaaaaaaccgGGTTTGATCAAATTATCTGGTTcaccggtcaaacccggtttaTGACCGGGTTTGACCGAGTTTTTAATACCCGAGTTTTTTAATTAGCTCGGACCGGATgcctggccggttcccggttcgaccGCCCAGCCCGGTCCGAGTCTGAAAACACAGGTAATTAGTAGCGTCTTCCTTTTCATTTCCATTGCCCATGTGGGAAGTTAAAGGCTGCATTTTGGGTATAAGATCGACCCCTTGCAAAGCTACCACATTCCGTTGTGAAGGAAGGAGAACTCCTTTTCTActactttctttttcaaaagacAAGAGTACAGATTCCCGAAATTTCATCATGCAATTAGATAAAAAATTACTGCGATATATGGAGTTAGTTCTGTATTTGTTAGTTGGCGTATCATTTTTactaaatacaaaagagaataaaaagatttccattttttaaaGTAAATCTCAAGTTGAGGCCATAGCAATATGTTGTTAAAGAGCGGCACAAATATTAGGGTCAATTACATTAACCCTTCAAAGTTTAGGGGCATTTGCCCATTTATTGGAAGTTAAATTTGTTTCACTTAACCCCTTTGATAATAGGTCAATGGAAGTTTATCGTAAAAAGATTGAACATACAAATACGCCTTGACATTTATAGAGTTCTTTTTTCTTCCCCTACAtctcctttcatttttttttctcttttgattcaAGGGACGACTCTAAActtcacaagaaaaaaaaaaggagaaaaatatgAGAGTTGAACTAAAAAGTGGTTTAAAATTTAACCCTTCAAAGTTTAGGGCAGTGGCGGAgtcagaaaaaattttcagtggGGGCAAAAGCAACACTAAAACTTTTTACCAactatttttctagttttttaagcaaaaaaatattcaccaaCAAGTTGAAATAAAAAGTCTTTTTTTAGCTTACTTTAAATGGAACTTTCTGGCCCACATATCCTTTTAGAATATTAGTTCATAAACCAACTTAAAAGATCACGtaattctttcatttccttcatAAGAAAACTTTGGGACACACTTGAGATTATATCAAAATTCTATGAATACTATAGAAGTTTAAGGGGGGAGTGGGGCCGTGCGCCCACCTTAAATCTACCACTGGTTTAGGGGCATTTGACTATATATTGGAAGTTAATTTTGTTTCACTTAACCCCTTTGATGATAGGTCAAGGGAAGTTTATCGTCAAAAAGATTGAACATACAAATATGCCTTGACGTCCAATTCAGGATAACTCGAGTGGTTTCGTTGCTCCTCTTTAGGATATGACGACCACAGTTTGAGTCTCAGGGATATCGTGTTCGAGGGAATTGAGCCTCTCCTTTCGGGGGCCCGAATACCCCCTGtgtcggaaaaaaaaaacaaatacgCCTTGACATTTATAgagttctttttttcttcccctacatctcctttcattttttttaaaaattttctccTTGTTCTTCCCCTACTATGGATCTTGCAGTGATCAATGTCACTACCATTTAATTTAGCTGGATCTTGGTTTCTACCTTTAGTCCTCCTCCGCCCCTCAATGGTCCTTGAAATGAAAATTACCAGCAGGCTTACAGCCAAAATTCGTGATGTCAAATTTCCAATACGGGCAACACAACAGTAAGGAAAGAAAAGGCCCAACCCCTCTTATCCCCACCGGCccgctatatatatatatatatatatatatatatgtatatacacttttttttggttcaatccTGTTACTTGGGCCCCTTCCCTTTCCGCAGTCTAATTATTGCACAGTGTTTAGTTCAGCCATCACGCGCCGACTTCTGTCATGCAGCCATGAAGAAGACCGTCAACTGACAGTCACCCGTAATATTTTGACACGTGTACACGAGGCGGCGAGTTACTGTGCTGTCGACGCCGAAGATACTACTGTAAGTGTAAGAGCCATAGCTTTTCCAGCTCGCCTCCGTTTGTCAGCATCACCTGCCACTGTACACTGGAGCTTATTAGAATCTGACCCGTAAACGACAATTTTTGGACCTCTGCAGTGGTTGTTGCACCGTAGCAGACGAGTACACACAAGATATAGCGAGGTCCTTGAAAAGACTCGTATTCATGTGGCTTGTCTACAACCTTGAATGTACGATGCTTGTTGCTCtgttcctctctctctctctctttttttttttgcccccttACATATTTTGTATTATTTGTAATTGGATCTTTTGTCCAATGAAATCTCGTAATTGATcctaaataacaaaacaaatgtACTTCAATTATGTTAATCAAAGAAATTAAGTAAGATGACCCTCGTTTAGTATTTCATAGTTCCTTAATCCCATTTGTATCGCTAAACAAGGCAACTTTATCAATAACATCACAATCGTAAAGTAAATAATTTTgtctgtagctgttctgttctTTCAACAGCTACAGACTTAAAGTTGACAACTGCAAGAgaaaactttcttttcttttctttttttcgtcaaaacaagagaaaacttTCTAGAGTGACAAATTTCTGCCCAATGGATCATCATTCATCACGAAAGGGGAAGACGGATTACCTTTCAGGATACTGTAGGGCGAGAATCTGAGGGAGAAGAGGCCATAATCCTCAGCcctagttcttttttttttcttttttttttttgagcaaagtccTTAGCAATATTTATTGAGAACTAAATGTGATATGACTTTCTATCAAGAAGCAGGAGTATGATTTAGTCGTTATTtaatttgaaatctgaaaacGTTTTCTTAGGTGCATCAAAATATGACTGTATTTTGATGGAGTATATGGTTTTTATCCTCATTCATgaacgttaaaaaaaaaaaaaaaaaattttggtggtACCTAGGTATATGAGGCCTTGAAGAGAGAGTGGCGCCAAGTGTATATTATAAGCAACAGCTGCAAAGTTTTTGTAAGCCCTCCTAGCTTCGGTCtaataatttttggttaactctTTCAAGTATTAAGTCAGGATCCTTCAAATGTAGTCGTCACTCGCTTGTAAATTACTCCGATTCAAAACTTGAACAAAAATTCACCAGTTTATTTTTTGGAACCTTTCCCAATTGGGAAGAAAAGTGCACGCAATTACACACAGGAAAGACGGAAGTTCAATCTTGATATACGTACGTTAGACTTCAATCACCACAAAATCTATTTGTAAatccttaatttatcgatagtgCTGTTAAACAAAACTAGCAATTCGAAAACTCGACtgaactcgactcgataaggttcGAACTCAACTCGTCAATTTTAGTAAACGAGTTGAGTTTGAGTTAAAAATTTACTCGATTAATTAACGAGTCGAGTAAGTTCGAATCGTTTGTCATTCAAATAACTCGTTTGGCCTCGATAAAGAAAAGCATATATATCATTTTACaagtcaaaaaaataaaaattgaaaattatagatTTTTATTGTGATAAATTTACACGAGTTCGAGCTCAAACTCAtgcgagctcgactcgtttatgATAAATGAGTGGAGCTCGAACTCAAACTCGAGTCATATGTTCCATTGGCGAGTCAAATTCGAGCATACTTCAAGACTCGTCCGATTAGTGGAGCGAGCTCGAATCTGGCTCGAGTTAAGCTCAAGCTCGACAGTTAAatactcgactcgattaacaaGACTCTTTATcaggactagattaagtttacGAATTTAGAAGGCATTGCATCCTCCGCTTTTTCTTTATCAATTGGGGTTTTCACGCAATTGTCAGCCGTCGCTTTACGTTTTCACTCATTGTTAGCTAAGTATGACCAGACAATTGTGGATGCTTGAATATTGACTGCACTGGTTTTTTTGGACGTGATGATATTATTGGCACCAAAAGCGAACATGATGTGATAAAGATACATATGCTAAGTTCGTGAAAGCTAATAAAGAGAGCGGAATATTTCATTTTCTCTAAACTTAACATTTTGATAAATGTCGATACTTTTTTGGTTCAAAATATGTATATTATGCTGCTGCGATCAATCAATTTAAGCAGATTACTAACTACTAATTTCATACGTGTGGTCAAAATCGAGATCCTAGAATTTAGAGATACGGGATTCTCCTTTCTTCCTCCTGCTTCTTAAATCTCACTTATCTACTATtagtagttaaaaaaaaaaaaagagattcaCTGAGAGAAGGCATGAGATAGAACCACGAAAGAAATTGCACGGGAAATTTTTTAATAAGTAAAAAATTATCACATGATATCTTCGTGCCACCTTTTTAGTGGCAATTTACTATCACTTCTATATTTATGCCAAACGTTT
This window encodes:
- the LOC113701275 gene encoding MYB-like transcription factor EOBII isoform X2, producing MVVGMMGWNVHEQGWWRKGPWTPEEDKLLKEYVSLHGEGRWSSVAKSAGLRRTGKSCRLRWSTIARYLPGRTDNEIKNYWRTHFKKKGKPSEKKDRRRLLKQKMEQDETGTGAKASPLSEVTSEQTLSPELQAQQEFPTLPLHPVMENPQLPVLYQEADSWSDTNILMDGLSGWLWNFDDQNGKGVQANNDCSKMTNKNQASFAPCSFGFDNVDVQNGGYIY